In one Corythoichthys intestinalis isolate RoL2023-P3 chromosome 16, ASM3026506v1, whole genome shotgun sequence genomic region, the following are encoded:
- the epn3a gene encoding epsin-3 isoform X1 gives MTTSSLRRQMKNVVNNYTEAEIKVREATSNDPWGASSSLMAEIANLTYHMVAFTEVMGMIWRRLNDHGKNWRHVYKALTLLDYLIKTGSERVVQECRDNIYSIQTLRDFQYIDRDGQDQGSHIREKAKKLVLLLKDPEKLKKERSQALKTKSRMVGVYAEYGELPPPYPGGYGSHYGTYGSRTLPSSFQSSSSSSPRSPRLAPEMEQARPTTTGEEELQLQLALAMSREESEKPTTTTLVVDEKTAMQIAKSLGKEAKKQTVKRTQTTLEMDEDSQIKLAMSMSKEAHQQEQLGRQGDETMLKKALEESKREMSAKGGTAFMDLVDVFAPPKDPPKDNVWQKTSLHASTRLGGTDPWDALDGSSSSSKVDSSWMEQPIPNSPPPPWEPSPPPVNPWDPPSANPWAAGPKVADPFTTPKKSPLRPLSPSDGDLFDDAMDGGKINGQREGSPEMFDLYQLGQSLADSKPRTLKTPESFLHPAAASLVNLDSLIPANTQAKTMNPFLSAAGASATINPFQPEPSRLTLGQMGSGLGTVQPSLPYSASLPLPSNQPPSLPISFTHPTNTGLELPEPLLPFSTGSAQPSQSALNNPNPFL, from the exons ATGACGACCTCCTCGCTGCGCCGTCAAATGAAAAATGTGGTGAACAATTACACGGAGGCTGAGATTAAGGTACGCGAGGCCACCTCCAATGACCCATGGGGTGCCTCCAGCTCGCTGATGGCTGAGATCGCCAACCTGACCTACCACATGGTGGCGTTCACTGAGGTCATGGGCATGATATGGAGGCGGCTCAATGACCATGGCAAGAACTGGCGCCACGTCTACAAGGCGCTCACCCTGCTGGACTACCTCATCAAGACTGGCTCGGAACGTGTGGTGCAGGAGTGCCGGGACAACATCTATTCCATCCAAACCCTAAGGGATTTCCAGTACATAGACCGTGACGGACAGGATCAGGGTAGCCATATACGCGAGAAGGCCAAGAAATTGGTTCTTTTATTAAAAGACCCGGAAAAGCTAAAGAAGGAGCGGAGCCAGGCATTGAAGACGAAGTCCCGCATGGTGGGGGTCTACGCCGAATACGGGGAGCTGCCTCCTCCATACCCAGGTGGCTATGGCAGCCATTACGGGACGTACGGGTCCAGAACTTTGCCATCTTCTTTTCAAT cctcctcttcctcctcaccACGCTCACCACGGCTCGCACCGGAGATGGAGCAAGCTCGGCCGACCACCACAGGGGAGGAGGAGCTCCAGCTGCAGCTGGCCCTGGCCATGAGCCGGGAGGAGAGTGAAAAG CCTACTACTACAACGTTGGTTGTCGATGAAAAGACTGCAATGCAGATCGCTAAGAGCCTCGGCAAAGAGGCCAAGAAG CAGACAGTCAAGCGGACACAAACCACACTGGAAATGGATGAGGACTCCCAAATTAAGTTAGCAATGAGTATGAGTAAAGAGGCACACCAACAG GAGCAATTGGGTCGCCAAGGAGACGAGACCATGCTTAAGAAAGCTTTGGAGGAGAGCAAACGTGAGATGTCAGCTAAAGGCGGG ACCGCTTTCATGGACCTGGTTGATGTTTTTGCGCCACCCAAAGATCCTCCGAAagacaatgtgtggcagaaaacctCGTTGCACGCATCCACTCGTTTGGGGGGCACAGACCCCTGGGATGCATTGG ATGGAAGCAGCAGCTCATCAAAAGTAGATTCTTCCTGGATGGAACAGCCCATCCCCAACAGTCCCCCTCCGCCCTGGGAACCCAGCCCACCCCCAGTCAACCCTTGGGACCCCCCTTCTGCCAACCCATGGGCCGCAG GACCAAAAGTCGCAGATCCCTTCACAACACccaaaaagtctcctctccGACCCTTAAGCCCTTCAG ATGGCGATTTGTTCGATGACGCCATGGATGGAGGTAAAATTAACGGGCAGAGGGAGGGCAGCCCCGAAATGTTTGACTTGTACCAGCTAGGACAGAGCCTGGCGGACTCCAAACCTCGCACGCTGAAAACCCCCGAGTCTTTCTTGCACCCAGCGGCTGCTTCTCTGGTCAACCTGGACTCTTTGATTCCTGCTAACACCCAAGCTAAGACCATGAATCCTTTTCTATCAG ctGCAGGTGCTTCCGCCACCATCAATCCATTCCAGCCAGAGCCAAGCAGACTGACTTTGGGTCAAATGGGCTCGGGTTTGGGCACAGTGCAGCCTTCCCTCCCCTACAGCGCCTCTCTGCCTCTGCCTAGCAACCAGCCGCCAAGCCTCCCGATATCCTTCACCCACCCCACCAATACCGGCTTAGAGCTGCCCGAGCCTCTCCTGCCCTTTTCCACGGGCAGCGCTCAGCCATCACAGTCTGCCTTGAACAATCCGAACCCTTTCCTATGA
- the epn3a gene encoding epsin-3 isoform X5, which yields MTTSSLRRQMKNVVNNYTEAEIKVREATSNDPWGASSSLMAEIANLTYHMVAFTEVMGMIWRRLNDHGKNWRHVYKALTLLDYLIKTGSERVVQECRDNIYSIQTLRDFQYIDRDGQDQGSHIREKAKKLVLLLKDPEKLKKERSQALKTKSRMVGVYAEYGELPPPYPGGYGSHYGTYGSRTLPSSFQSSSSSSPRSPRLAPEMEQARPTTTGEEELQLQLALAMSREESEKTVKRTQTTLEMDEDSQIKLAMSMSKEAHQQEQLGRQGDETMLKKALEESKREMSAKGGTAFMDLVDVFAPPKDPPKDNVWQKTSLHASTRLGGTDPWDALDGSSSSSKVDSSWMEQPIPNSPPPPWEPSPPPVNPWDPPSANPWAAGPKVADPFTTPKKSPLRPLSPSDGDLFDDAMDGGKINGQREGSPEMFDLYQLGQSLADSKPRTLKTPESFLHPAAASLVNLDSLIPANTQAKTMNPFLSAAGASATINPFQPEPSRLTLGQMGSGLGTVQPSLPYSASLPLPSNQPPSLPISFTHPTNTGLELPEPLLPFSTGSAQPSQSALNNPNPFL from the exons ATGACGACCTCCTCGCTGCGCCGTCAAATGAAAAATGTGGTGAACAATTACACGGAGGCTGAGATTAAGGTACGCGAGGCCACCTCCAATGACCCATGGGGTGCCTCCAGCTCGCTGATGGCTGAGATCGCCAACCTGACCTACCACATGGTGGCGTTCACTGAGGTCATGGGCATGATATGGAGGCGGCTCAATGACCATGGCAAGAACTGGCGCCACGTCTACAAGGCGCTCACCCTGCTGGACTACCTCATCAAGACTGGCTCGGAACGTGTGGTGCAGGAGTGCCGGGACAACATCTATTCCATCCAAACCCTAAGGGATTTCCAGTACATAGACCGTGACGGACAGGATCAGGGTAGCCATATACGCGAGAAGGCCAAGAAATTGGTTCTTTTATTAAAAGACCCGGAAAAGCTAAAGAAGGAGCGGAGCCAGGCATTGAAGACGAAGTCCCGCATGGTGGGGGTCTACGCCGAATACGGGGAGCTGCCTCCTCCATACCCAGGTGGCTATGGCAGCCATTACGGGACGTACGGGTCCAGAACTTTGCCATCTTCTTTTCAAT cctcctcttcctcctcaccACGCTCACCACGGCTCGCACCGGAGATGGAGCAAGCTCGGCCGACCACCACAGGGGAGGAGGAGCTCCAGCTGCAGCTGGCCCTGGCCATGAGCCGGGAGGAGAGTGAAAAG ACAGTCAAGCGGACACAAACCACACTGGAAATGGATGAGGACTCCCAAATTAAGTTAGCAATGAGTATGAGTAAAGAGGCACACCAACAG GAGCAATTGGGTCGCCAAGGAGACGAGACCATGCTTAAGAAAGCTTTGGAGGAGAGCAAACGTGAGATGTCAGCTAAAGGCGGG ACCGCTTTCATGGACCTGGTTGATGTTTTTGCGCCACCCAAAGATCCTCCGAAagacaatgtgtggcagaaaacctCGTTGCACGCATCCACTCGTTTGGGGGGCACAGACCCCTGGGATGCATTGG ATGGAAGCAGCAGCTCATCAAAAGTAGATTCTTCCTGGATGGAACAGCCCATCCCCAACAGTCCCCCTCCGCCCTGGGAACCCAGCCCACCCCCAGTCAACCCTTGGGACCCCCCTTCTGCCAACCCATGGGCCGCAG GACCAAAAGTCGCAGATCCCTTCACAACACccaaaaagtctcctctccGACCCTTAAGCCCTTCAG ATGGCGATTTGTTCGATGACGCCATGGATGGAGGTAAAATTAACGGGCAGAGGGAGGGCAGCCCCGAAATGTTTGACTTGTACCAGCTAGGACAGAGCCTGGCGGACTCCAAACCTCGCACGCTGAAAACCCCCGAGTCTTTCTTGCACCCAGCGGCTGCTTCTCTGGTCAACCTGGACTCTTTGATTCCTGCTAACACCCAAGCTAAGACCATGAATCCTTTTCTATCAG ctGCAGGTGCTTCCGCCACCATCAATCCATTCCAGCCAGAGCCAAGCAGACTGACTTTGGGTCAAATGGGCTCGGGTTTGGGCACAGTGCAGCCTTCCCTCCCCTACAGCGCCTCTCTGCCTCTGCCTAGCAACCAGCCGCCAAGCCTCCCGATATCCTTCACCCACCCCACCAATACCGGCTTAGAGCTGCCCGAGCCTCTCCTGCCCTTTTCCACGGGCAGCGCTCAGCCATCACAGTCTGCCTTGAACAATCCGAACCCTTTCCTATGA
- the epn3a gene encoding epsin-3 isoform X2 codes for MTTSSLRRQMKNVVNNYTEAEIKVREATSNDPWGASSSLMAEIANLTYHMVAFTEVMGMIWRRLNDHGKNWRHVYKALTLLDYLIKTGSERVVQECRDNIYSIQTLRDFQYIDRDGQDQGSHIREKAKKLVLLLKDPEKLKKERSQALKTKSRMVGVYAEYGELPPPYPGGYGSHYGTYGSRTLPSSFQSSSSSSPRSPRLAPEMEQARPTTTGEEELQLQLALAMSREESEKPTTTTLVVDEKTAMQIAKSLGKEAKKTVKRTQTTLEMDEDSQIKLAMSMSKEAHQQEQLGRQGDETMLKKALEESKREMSAKGGTAFMDLVDVFAPPKDPPKDNVWQKTSLHASTRLGGTDPWDALDGSSSSSKVDSSWMEQPIPNSPPPPWEPSPPPVNPWDPPSANPWAAGPKVADPFTTPKKSPLRPLSPSDGDLFDDAMDGGKINGQREGSPEMFDLYQLGQSLADSKPRTLKTPESFLHPAAASLVNLDSLIPANTQAKTMNPFLSAAGASATINPFQPEPSRLTLGQMGSGLGTVQPSLPYSASLPLPSNQPPSLPISFTHPTNTGLELPEPLLPFSTGSAQPSQSALNNPNPFL; via the exons ATGACGACCTCCTCGCTGCGCCGTCAAATGAAAAATGTGGTGAACAATTACACGGAGGCTGAGATTAAGGTACGCGAGGCCACCTCCAATGACCCATGGGGTGCCTCCAGCTCGCTGATGGCTGAGATCGCCAACCTGACCTACCACATGGTGGCGTTCACTGAGGTCATGGGCATGATATGGAGGCGGCTCAATGACCATGGCAAGAACTGGCGCCACGTCTACAAGGCGCTCACCCTGCTGGACTACCTCATCAAGACTGGCTCGGAACGTGTGGTGCAGGAGTGCCGGGACAACATCTATTCCATCCAAACCCTAAGGGATTTCCAGTACATAGACCGTGACGGACAGGATCAGGGTAGCCATATACGCGAGAAGGCCAAGAAATTGGTTCTTTTATTAAAAGACCCGGAAAAGCTAAAGAAGGAGCGGAGCCAGGCATTGAAGACGAAGTCCCGCATGGTGGGGGTCTACGCCGAATACGGGGAGCTGCCTCCTCCATACCCAGGTGGCTATGGCAGCCATTACGGGACGTACGGGTCCAGAACTTTGCCATCTTCTTTTCAAT cctcctcttcctcctcaccACGCTCACCACGGCTCGCACCGGAGATGGAGCAAGCTCGGCCGACCACCACAGGGGAGGAGGAGCTCCAGCTGCAGCTGGCCCTGGCCATGAGCCGGGAGGAGAGTGAAAAG CCTACTACTACAACGTTGGTTGTCGATGAAAAGACTGCAATGCAGATCGCTAAGAGCCTCGGCAAAGAGGCCAAGAAG ACAGTCAAGCGGACACAAACCACACTGGAAATGGATGAGGACTCCCAAATTAAGTTAGCAATGAGTATGAGTAAAGAGGCACACCAACAG GAGCAATTGGGTCGCCAAGGAGACGAGACCATGCTTAAGAAAGCTTTGGAGGAGAGCAAACGTGAGATGTCAGCTAAAGGCGGG ACCGCTTTCATGGACCTGGTTGATGTTTTTGCGCCACCCAAAGATCCTCCGAAagacaatgtgtggcagaaaacctCGTTGCACGCATCCACTCGTTTGGGGGGCACAGACCCCTGGGATGCATTGG ATGGAAGCAGCAGCTCATCAAAAGTAGATTCTTCCTGGATGGAACAGCCCATCCCCAACAGTCCCCCTCCGCCCTGGGAACCCAGCCCACCCCCAGTCAACCCTTGGGACCCCCCTTCTGCCAACCCATGGGCCGCAG GACCAAAAGTCGCAGATCCCTTCACAACACccaaaaagtctcctctccGACCCTTAAGCCCTTCAG ATGGCGATTTGTTCGATGACGCCATGGATGGAGGTAAAATTAACGGGCAGAGGGAGGGCAGCCCCGAAATGTTTGACTTGTACCAGCTAGGACAGAGCCTGGCGGACTCCAAACCTCGCACGCTGAAAACCCCCGAGTCTTTCTTGCACCCAGCGGCTGCTTCTCTGGTCAACCTGGACTCTTTGATTCCTGCTAACACCCAAGCTAAGACCATGAATCCTTTTCTATCAG ctGCAGGTGCTTCCGCCACCATCAATCCATTCCAGCCAGAGCCAAGCAGACTGACTTTGGGTCAAATGGGCTCGGGTTTGGGCACAGTGCAGCCTTCCCTCCCCTACAGCGCCTCTCTGCCTCTGCCTAGCAACCAGCCGCCAAGCCTCCCGATATCCTTCACCCACCCCACCAATACCGGCTTAGAGCTGCCCGAGCCTCTCCTGCCCTTTTCCACGGGCAGCGCTCAGCCATCACAGTCTGCCTTGAACAATCCGAACCCTTTCCTATGA
- the epn3a gene encoding epsin-3 isoform X3, which translates to MTTSSLRRQMKNVVNNYTEAEIKVREATSNDPWGASSSLMAEIANLTYHMVAFTEVMGMIWRRLNDHGKNWRHVYKALTLLDYLIKTGSERVVQECRDNIYSIQTLRDFQYIDRDGQDQGSHIREKAKKLVLLLKDPEKLKKERSQALKTKSRMVGVYAEYGELPPPYPGGYGSHYGTYGSRTLPSSFQSSSSSSPRSPRLAPEMEQARPTTTGEEELQLQLALAMSREESEKPTTTTLVVDEKTAMQIAKSLGKEAKKQTVKRTQTTLEMDEDSQIKLAMSMSKEAHQQEQLGRQGDETMLKKALEESKREMSAKGGTAFMDLVDVFAPPKDPPKDNVWQKTSLHASTRLGGTDPWDALDGSSSSSKVDSSWMEQPIPNSPPPPWEPSPPPVNPWDPPSANPWAAGPKVADPFTTPKKSPLRPLSPSDGDLFDDAMDGGKINGQREGSPEMFDLYQLGQSLADSKPRTLKTPESFLHPAAASLVNLDSLIPANTQAKTMNPFLSGASATINPFQPEPSRLTLGQMGSGLGTVQPSLPYSASLPLPSNQPPSLPISFTHPTNTGLELPEPLLPFSTGSAQPSQSALNNPNPFL; encoded by the exons ATGACGACCTCCTCGCTGCGCCGTCAAATGAAAAATGTGGTGAACAATTACACGGAGGCTGAGATTAAGGTACGCGAGGCCACCTCCAATGACCCATGGGGTGCCTCCAGCTCGCTGATGGCTGAGATCGCCAACCTGACCTACCACATGGTGGCGTTCACTGAGGTCATGGGCATGATATGGAGGCGGCTCAATGACCATGGCAAGAACTGGCGCCACGTCTACAAGGCGCTCACCCTGCTGGACTACCTCATCAAGACTGGCTCGGAACGTGTGGTGCAGGAGTGCCGGGACAACATCTATTCCATCCAAACCCTAAGGGATTTCCAGTACATAGACCGTGACGGACAGGATCAGGGTAGCCATATACGCGAGAAGGCCAAGAAATTGGTTCTTTTATTAAAAGACCCGGAAAAGCTAAAGAAGGAGCGGAGCCAGGCATTGAAGACGAAGTCCCGCATGGTGGGGGTCTACGCCGAATACGGGGAGCTGCCTCCTCCATACCCAGGTGGCTATGGCAGCCATTACGGGACGTACGGGTCCAGAACTTTGCCATCTTCTTTTCAAT cctcctcttcctcctcaccACGCTCACCACGGCTCGCACCGGAGATGGAGCAAGCTCGGCCGACCACCACAGGGGAGGAGGAGCTCCAGCTGCAGCTGGCCCTGGCCATGAGCCGGGAGGAGAGTGAAAAG CCTACTACTACAACGTTGGTTGTCGATGAAAAGACTGCAATGCAGATCGCTAAGAGCCTCGGCAAAGAGGCCAAGAAG CAGACAGTCAAGCGGACACAAACCACACTGGAAATGGATGAGGACTCCCAAATTAAGTTAGCAATGAGTATGAGTAAAGAGGCACACCAACAG GAGCAATTGGGTCGCCAAGGAGACGAGACCATGCTTAAGAAAGCTTTGGAGGAGAGCAAACGTGAGATGTCAGCTAAAGGCGGG ACCGCTTTCATGGACCTGGTTGATGTTTTTGCGCCACCCAAAGATCCTCCGAAagacaatgtgtggcagaaaacctCGTTGCACGCATCCACTCGTTTGGGGGGCACAGACCCCTGGGATGCATTGG ATGGAAGCAGCAGCTCATCAAAAGTAGATTCTTCCTGGATGGAACAGCCCATCCCCAACAGTCCCCCTCCGCCCTGGGAACCCAGCCCACCCCCAGTCAACCCTTGGGACCCCCCTTCTGCCAACCCATGGGCCGCAG GACCAAAAGTCGCAGATCCCTTCACAACACccaaaaagtctcctctccGACCCTTAAGCCCTTCAG ATGGCGATTTGTTCGATGACGCCATGGATGGAGGTAAAATTAACGGGCAGAGGGAGGGCAGCCCCGAAATGTTTGACTTGTACCAGCTAGGACAGAGCCTGGCGGACTCCAAACCTCGCACGCTGAAAACCCCCGAGTCTTTCTTGCACCCAGCGGCTGCTTCTCTGGTCAACCTGGACTCTTTGATTCCTGCTAACACCCAAGCTAAGACCATGAATCCTTTTCTATCAG GTGCTTCCGCCACCATCAATCCATTCCAGCCAGAGCCAAGCAGACTGACTTTGGGTCAAATGGGCTCGGGTTTGGGCACAGTGCAGCCTTCCCTCCCCTACAGCGCCTCTCTGCCTCTGCCTAGCAACCAGCCGCCAAGCCTCCCGATATCCTTCACCCACCCCACCAATACCGGCTTAGAGCTGCCCGAGCCTCTCCTGCCCTTTTCCACGGGCAGCGCTCAGCCATCACAGTCTGCCTTGAACAATCCGAACCCTTTCCTATGA
- the epn3a gene encoding epsin-3 isoform X4, producing the protein MTTSSLRRQMKNVVNNYTEAEIKVREATSNDPWGASSSLMAEIANLTYHMVAFTEVMGMIWRRLNDHGKNWRHVYKALTLLDYLIKTGSERVVQECRDNIYSIQTLRDFQYIDRDGQDQGSHIREKAKKLVLLLKDPEKLKKERSQALKTKSRMVGVYAEYGELPPPYPGGYGSHYGTYGSRTLPSSFQSSSSSSPRSPRLAPEMEQARPTTTGEEELQLQLALAMSREESEKQTVKRTQTTLEMDEDSQIKLAMSMSKEAHQQEQLGRQGDETMLKKALEESKREMSAKGGTAFMDLVDVFAPPKDPPKDNVWQKTSLHASTRLGGTDPWDALDGSSSSSKVDSSWMEQPIPNSPPPPWEPSPPPVNPWDPPSANPWAAGPKVADPFTTPKKSPLRPLSPSDGDLFDDAMDGGKINGQREGSPEMFDLYQLGQSLADSKPRTLKTPESFLHPAAASLVNLDSLIPANTQAKTMNPFLSAAGASATINPFQPEPSRLTLGQMGSGLGTVQPSLPYSASLPLPSNQPPSLPISFTHPTNTGLELPEPLLPFSTGSAQPSQSALNNPNPFL; encoded by the exons ATGACGACCTCCTCGCTGCGCCGTCAAATGAAAAATGTGGTGAACAATTACACGGAGGCTGAGATTAAGGTACGCGAGGCCACCTCCAATGACCCATGGGGTGCCTCCAGCTCGCTGATGGCTGAGATCGCCAACCTGACCTACCACATGGTGGCGTTCACTGAGGTCATGGGCATGATATGGAGGCGGCTCAATGACCATGGCAAGAACTGGCGCCACGTCTACAAGGCGCTCACCCTGCTGGACTACCTCATCAAGACTGGCTCGGAACGTGTGGTGCAGGAGTGCCGGGACAACATCTATTCCATCCAAACCCTAAGGGATTTCCAGTACATAGACCGTGACGGACAGGATCAGGGTAGCCATATACGCGAGAAGGCCAAGAAATTGGTTCTTTTATTAAAAGACCCGGAAAAGCTAAAGAAGGAGCGGAGCCAGGCATTGAAGACGAAGTCCCGCATGGTGGGGGTCTACGCCGAATACGGGGAGCTGCCTCCTCCATACCCAGGTGGCTATGGCAGCCATTACGGGACGTACGGGTCCAGAACTTTGCCATCTTCTTTTCAAT cctcctcttcctcctcaccACGCTCACCACGGCTCGCACCGGAGATGGAGCAAGCTCGGCCGACCACCACAGGGGAGGAGGAGCTCCAGCTGCAGCTGGCCCTGGCCATGAGCCGGGAGGAGAGTGAAAAG CAGACAGTCAAGCGGACACAAACCACACTGGAAATGGATGAGGACTCCCAAATTAAGTTAGCAATGAGTATGAGTAAAGAGGCACACCAACAG GAGCAATTGGGTCGCCAAGGAGACGAGACCATGCTTAAGAAAGCTTTGGAGGAGAGCAAACGTGAGATGTCAGCTAAAGGCGGG ACCGCTTTCATGGACCTGGTTGATGTTTTTGCGCCACCCAAAGATCCTCCGAAagacaatgtgtggcagaaaacctCGTTGCACGCATCCACTCGTTTGGGGGGCACAGACCCCTGGGATGCATTGG ATGGAAGCAGCAGCTCATCAAAAGTAGATTCTTCCTGGATGGAACAGCCCATCCCCAACAGTCCCCCTCCGCCCTGGGAACCCAGCCCACCCCCAGTCAACCCTTGGGACCCCCCTTCTGCCAACCCATGGGCCGCAG GACCAAAAGTCGCAGATCCCTTCACAACACccaaaaagtctcctctccGACCCTTAAGCCCTTCAG ATGGCGATTTGTTCGATGACGCCATGGATGGAGGTAAAATTAACGGGCAGAGGGAGGGCAGCCCCGAAATGTTTGACTTGTACCAGCTAGGACAGAGCCTGGCGGACTCCAAACCTCGCACGCTGAAAACCCCCGAGTCTTTCTTGCACCCAGCGGCTGCTTCTCTGGTCAACCTGGACTCTTTGATTCCTGCTAACACCCAAGCTAAGACCATGAATCCTTTTCTATCAG ctGCAGGTGCTTCCGCCACCATCAATCCATTCCAGCCAGAGCCAAGCAGACTGACTTTGGGTCAAATGGGCTCGGGTTTGGGCACAGTGCAGCCTTCCCTCCCCTACAGCGCCTCTCTGCCTCTGCCTAGCAACCAGCCGCCAAGCCTCCCGATATCCTTCACCCACCCCACCAATACCGGCTTAGAGCTGCCCGAGCCTCTCCTGCCCTTTTCCACGGGCAGCGCTCAGCCATCACAGTCTGCCTTGAACAATCCGAACCCTTTCCTATGA
- the rasd2a gene encoding GTP-binding protein Rhes, which yields MSTSEKLHFPVESLNTLTRHPHPSPDRQKHAKVSDLSKTGMGLLETVKGRWKQQDKVAPSTVKPQNCHRIVVLGAPGVGKTNMVRRFLGEEFQEEYEATTEDFHRKLFHVGGEMYQVDLLDAARERNFPAKRRLSILTGDIFLLVFSLDDKESFSEVRELLSEIRHAKSKLVKSKRKVRLPVVVCGNKSDLDSQRVISRSDITAALTRDVAFFETSAKRGTSLEAVFRELATIGGLPDETGPSQHRLVSMLTYQSLCRHGATPCATVDPLARRPSFGSDLRLVLGSSTKSKPERCQIQ from the exons ATGAGCACGAGCGAGAAGTTACACTTTCCCGTGGAATCGCTCAACACCTTGACCCGGCATCCTCACCCCTCACCTGATCGGCAGAAGCACGCAAAGGTGTCCGACTTATCAAAAACGGGAATGGGTCTTTTAGAAACAGTCAAAGGGCGATGGAAGCAGCAGGACAAGGTGGCGCCAAGTACCGTCAAGCCCCAGAACTGTCACAGAATTGTGGTGCTGGGTGCGCCCGGGGTGGGAAAGACCAACATGGTTCGGCGCTTCTTGGGGGAGGAATTCCAAGAGGAGTACGAGGCCACTACAGAGGACTTCCACAGGAAGCTCTTCCATGTCGGAGGCGAAATGTACCAGGTGGACCTCCTGGATGCTGCCAGGGAGAGAAACTTCCCAGCAAAGCGGAGACTGTCCATACTCACTG GTGACATTTTTCTTCTCGTCTTCAGTTTGGACGACAAAGAATCTTTCAGTGAGGTCCGTGAGCTGCTCAGTGAAATCAGACACGCTAAAAGCAAGTTGGTCAAGTCCAAGCGTAAGGTGCGATTGCCAGTAGTTGTCTGCGGCAACAAATCAGACCTGGACTCTCAGAGAGTCATCAGCCGGTCCGACATCACCGCGGCACTAACCCGGGACGTCGCCTTCTTCGAAACCTCGGCTAAGCGTGGCACTTCACTGGAGGCCGTGTTCCGAGAGCTGGCAACCATAGGCGGGCTTCCGGATGAGACCGGGCCTTCGCAGCACAGGCTGGTCTCCATGTTAACCTATCAGTCGCTGTGCCGGCACGGGGCCACACCCTGCGCCACCGTGGACCCTCTGGCACGACGGCCGAGTTTTGGCAGTGATCTGCGACTGGTGCTTGGATCAAGCACCAAATCTAAACCCGAGAGGTGTCAGATTCAATGA